In one Pleomorphomonas sp. T1.2MG-36 genomic region, the following are encoded:
- a CDS encoding TlyA family RNA methyltransferase, whose product MARIRLDQLLVARGLADSRARARDAILRGHVTVAGRVADKPGLTVDEDAELSVSDPAAAYVSRAALKLVAGLDHFGFAVDGHDCLDIGASTGGFTEVLLQRGASRVVALDVGHGQLHPRIAADPRVINIEGMNARELASTDLPFRPEVIVSDVSFISLTLALPPALTLTRRPAFGVFLVKPQFEAGRQAIGKGGLVDEATGRIAAERVRTWLDGRDGWRVHDLVPSPILGGDGNHEYLLGASLD is encoded by the coding sequence ATGGCAAGGATCCGTCTCGATCAGCTTCTCGTCGCCCGCGGCCTCGCGGACAGCCGCGCTCGCGCCCGCGACGCCATCTTGCGCGGCCACGTGACCGTGGCGGGGCGGGTGGCCGACAAGCCCGGCCTGACCGTCGACGAGGATGCCGAGCTTTCAGTTTCCGATCCCGCCGCCGCCTATGTCTCGCGCGCCGCCCTGAAGCTCGTCGCCGGTCTCGACCATTTCGGCTTTGCGGTCGACGGTCACGACTGTCTGGATATCGGTGCCTCGACCGGAGGCTTTACCGAAGTGCTGCTTCAGCGGGGCGCCTCCCGCGTCGTGGCGCTCGACGTCGGTCACGGCCAGTTGCATCCCCGCATTGCCGCCGACCCGCGCGTCATCAACATCGAAGGAATGAACGCGCGCGAACTCGCATCCACCGACCTGCCCTTTCGGCCGGAGGTGATCGTCTCCGACGTCTCGTTCATTTCGCTGACCTTGGCTTTGCCGCCGGCTCTGACGTTGACACGCCGGCCCGCGTTCGGCGTCTTTCTCGTCAAGCCACAGTTCGAGGCGGGCCGGCAGGCGATCGGCAAGGGGGGGCTCGTCGACGAAGCGACCGGCCGGATCGCCGCCGAACGCGTGCGGACCTGGCTCGACGGCCGCGATGGCTGGCGCGTCCACGATCTCGTCCCGTCGCCCATTCTCGGCGGCGACGGCAACCATGAATACCTACTTGGAGCGAGCCTTGACTGA